A single region of the Streptomyces virginiae genome encodes:
- a CDS encoding maltokinase N-terminal cap-like domain-containing protein: protein MSEAASARSRLTADRAAGIAPLEPMLRAWLPAQRWFAGKGRTISRLRTVSAAELLPPGSTPGLLHLLLDVDGDCYQLLLGIRPSLPPALAPTLIGHAEDGPYAGRAVYEALGDPRLAAMLLERLRSPGALGPLRFDRDPATPIPAGLTPRPISGEQTNSSLIYGDSFILKVFRRVGPGVNPDLELPRALAAAGCTRVPAPVAWYEAVPPGSEPLTLGVLQPYLRGSDDGWQLALRRLGAGADFTAEAHALGRATAEVHSALASALPTVALGPEQTARLAAGMTARLAATAREVAALRPYEAGLRGAFDALAASRGAGVPAQRIHGDLHLGQTLRTLDGSWSLIDFEGEPARPLADRRRPEPAVRDIAGILRSFDYAARSHRPFAPAWADDCRAAFCEGYARTTGRDPREDPVLLRAYETDKAVYEARYESRHRPDWLHVPMAAIRRLSEPVRPAHRVPPTPSAPGSISPHPHPKPPRRPLA from the coding sequence ATGTCGGAGGCTGCATCCGCCCGGAGCCGGCTGACGGCCGACCGGGCCGCCGGGATCGCTCCACTGGAGCCGATGCTGAGGGCCTGGTTGCCCGCACAACGCTGGTTCGCGGGCAAGGGCCGCACCATCAGCAGGCTCAGGACCGTCTCGGCGGCCGAGCTGCTGCCGCCGGGATCCACCCCCGGACTGCTCCACCTGCTCCTCGACGTGGACGGGGACTGCTACCAGCTGCTGCTGGGCATCCGCCCGTCCCTGCCTCCCGCCCTCGCACCCACCCTGATCGGCCATGCCGAGGACGGGCCGTACGCGGGCCGGGCGGTCTACGAGGCGCTGGGCGACCCCCGGCTCGCGGCCATGCTGCTGGAGCGGCTGCGCTCCCCCGGGGCGCTCGGCCCGCTGCGCTTCGACCGGGACCCGGCCACGCCGATCCCGGCGGGGCTCACCCCCCGGCCGATCTCCGGGGAGCAGACGAACTCCTCCCTCATCTACGGAGATTCGTTCATCCTGAAGGTCTTCCGCCGGGTCGGCCCCGGCGTCAACCCGGACCTGGAACTGCCCAGGGCTCTGGCCGCCGCCGGCTGCACCCGGGTCCCGGCCCCCGTCGCCTGGTACGAGGCCGTACCGCCCGGCAGCGAACCGCTGACCCTGGGCGTGCTCCAGCCGTACCTGCGCGGCTCCGACGACGGCTGGCAGCTCGCGCTGCGCCGGCTCGGCGCCGGGGCCGACTTCACCGCCGAGGCGCACGCGCTCGGCCGGGCCACCGCCGAGGTGCACAGCGCGCTGGCCTCGGCGCTGCCCACGGTCGCGCTCGGCCCGGAGCAGACCGCCCGGCTCGCGGCGGGGATGACGGCCCGGCTGGCCGCCACCGCTCGCGAGGTGGCGGCGCTGCGGCCCTACGAGGCGGGGCTGCGGGGCGCCTTCGACGCGCTGGCCGCCTCCCGGGGGGCGGGGGTGCCCGCCCAGCGGATCCACGGGGACCTCCATCTGGGTCAGACCCTGCGCACCCTCGACGGCAGCTGGTCGTTGATCGATTTCGAGGGCGAGCCGGCCCGGCCGTTGGCCGACCGGCGCCGTCCCGAACCGGCGGTGCGCGACATCGCCGGGATACTGCGCTCCTTCGACTACGCGGCCCGCTCGCACCGGCCGTTCGCCCCCGCCTGGGCGGACGACTGCCGGGCCGCCTTCTGCGAGGGCTACGCCCGCACCACCGGCCGGGACCCCCGCGAGGACCCCGTGCTGCTGCGGGCGTACGAGACCGACAAGGCGGTGTACGAGGCCCGTTACGAGTCCCGGCACCGTCCCGACTGGCTGCACGTCCCGATGGCCGCGATCCGGCGGCTGTCGGAACCCGTACGGCCCGCCCACCGCGTGCCGCCGACCCCGTCCGCCCCCGGATCCATCTCCCCGCACCCCCACCCGAAGCCCCCGAGGAGGCCGCTCGCGTGA
- a CDS encoding alpha-1,4-glucan--maltose-1-phosphate maltosyltransferase → MIGRIPVLDVRPAVDCGARPAKAVVDEVFEISATVFREGHDAVAAHLVLRDPGGRLRAPVPLSELAPGTDRWGTKISVDVEGRWTYTVEAWSDPVATWRAHAAIKIPAGIDTGLMLLEGAELYERAGARIPKRDGREAVLVAAGTMRDEDLPVAERYEAALDPAVDAAFARRPYRELVTASKPLPLLVERKRALFGSWYEMFPRSEGAVLEPGEAPVSGTFRTAAERLPAIAAMGFDVVYLPPVHPIGSTYRKGPNNTLSAGSWDPGVPWAIGSTEGGHDAVHPELGTIEDFDAFVGRARELGMEIALDFALQCSPDHPWVEKHPEWFRHRADGTIAYAENPPKKYQDIYPIHFDTDMAGIVKETCRILRYWMEHGVRIFRVDNPHTKPVVFWQKVIADINKSDPDVIFLAEAFTRPAMMRALAAVGFQQSYTYFTWRNTKAELTEYLTELADTPSASVMRPNFFVNTPDILHEYLQHGGRPAFEVRAVLAATLSPAWGVYAGYELCENTPVREGSEEYLHSEKYEFRPRDWAAADRSGETIAPLITSLNRLRRRNPALQQLRDIHFHSTDNEQVIAYSKHAGANSVLVVVNLDPHHTQEATVSLDMPVLGLDWHGSLAVRDELTGETYHWGRANYVRLEPGRTPAHVLAALRPSPPTGGSPTT, encoded by the coding sequence ATGATCGGTCGCATTCCCGTGCTGGACGTCCGCCCCGCCGTCGACTGCGGCGCCAGACCCGCAAAGGCGGTCGTGGACGAGGTCTTCGAGATCTCCGCCACCGTGTTCCGTGAAGGACACGACGCCGTCGCCGCCCACCTCGTCCTGCGTGATCCGGGCGGGCGGCTGCGGGCCCCCGTGCCGCTGAGCGAACTCGCCCCCGGCACCGACCGGTGGGGGACCAAGATCTCCGTCGACGTCGAGGGGAGGTGGACGTACACCGTCGAGGCGTGGAGCGATCCGGTCGCCACCTGGCGGGCCCATGCCGCGATCAAGATCCCGGCCGGGATCGACACCGGCCTCATGCTGCTGGAGGGCGCGGAGCTCTACGAGCGGGCCGGCGCCCGGATCCCCAAGCGGGACGGGCGCGAGGCCGTCCTGGTCGCCGCCGGCACCATGCGCGACGAGGACCTGCCCGTCGCCGAACGGTACGAGGCCGCCCTCGATCCGGCCGTGGACGCCGCGTTCGCCCGGCGCCCGTACCGGGAGCTGGTCACCGCCTCCAAGCCCCTGCCGCTCCTGGTGGAGCGCAAGCGGGCCCTCTTCGGCTCCTGGTACGAGATGTTCCCGCGCTCCGAGGGTGCGGTGCTGGAGCCCGGTGAGGCCCCGGTCAGCGGGACCTTCCGGACCGCCGCCGAGCGGCTGCCCGCGATCGCCGCGATGGGCTTCGACGTGGTCTACCTGCCGCCCGTCCACCCGATCGGGTCCACCTACCGCAAGGGTCCGAACAACACTCTTTCCGCCGGTAGTTGGGACCCGGGCGTGCCATGGGCCATCGGTTCCACCGAGGGCGGGCACGACGCGGTCCACCCGGAACTCGGCACCATCGAGGACTTCGACGCCTTCGTCGGGCGGGCCCGCGAGCTGGGCATGGAGATCGCGCTGGACTTCGCCCTGCAGTGCTCCCCCGACCACCCGTGGGTGGAGAAGCACCCGGAGTGGTTCCGTCACCGGGCGGACGGGACGATCGCGTACGCCGAGAACCCGCCGAAGAAGTACCAGGACATCTATCCGATCCACTTCGACACGGACATGGCCGGCATCGTCAAGGAGACCTGTCGGATCCTGCGGTACTGGATGGAGCACGGCGTCCGAATCTTCCGTGTCGACAATCCGCACACCAAGCCGGTCGTCTTCTGGCAGAAGGTGATCGCGGACATCAACAAGTCGGACCCGGACGTGATCTTCCTGGCGGAGGCGTTCACCCGGCCCGCGATGATGCGGGCGCTGGCCGCCGTCGGCTTCCAGCAGTCGTACACCTACTTCACCTGGCGCAACACCAAGGCGGAGCTGACCGAGTACCTGACCGAGCTGGCGGACACCCCGTCCGCCTCGGTCATGCGGCCGAACTTCTTCGTCAACACCCCGGACATCCTGCACGAGTACCTGCAGCACGGGGGCCGTCCCGCCTTCGAGGTCCGAGCCGTCCTGGCCGCCACCCTCTCCCCCGCCTGGGGGGTCTACGCGGGCTACGAGCTCTGCGAGAACACCCCGGTGCGCGAGGGCAGCGAGGAGTACCTGCACTCCGAGAAGTACGAGTTCCGGCCGCGCGACTGGGCCGCCGCCGATCGCTCCGGCGAGACGATCGCCCCGCTGATCACCTCCCTGAACCGGCTGCGCCGCCGCAACCCCGCGCTCCAGCAGTTGCGCGACATCCACTTCCACTCGACCGACAACGAACAGGTGATCGCCTATTCGAAGCACGCCGGAGCCAATTCCGTACTGGTGGTCGTCAACCTCGATCCGCACCACACCCAGGAGGCGACGGTGTCGTTGGACATGCCGGTACTCGGCCTCGACTGGCACGGGTCCCTCGCGGTGCGCGACGAGCTCACCGGCGAGACCTATCACTGGGGCAGGGCGAACTACGTGCGCCTAGAGCCGGGCCGCACGCCCGCGCACGTACTGGCCGCTCTGCGACCGTCCCCGCCCACCGGAGGGTCACCCACCACATGA
- the treS gene encoding maltose alpha-D-glucosyltransferase gives MMINDPVHDTFEDTPAKDRDPDWFKRAVFYEVLVRSFHDSNGDGVGDLKGLTSKLDYLQWLGVDCLWLPPFFASPLRDGGYDVADYTSVLPEFGDLADFVEFVDAAHTRGMRVIIDFVMNHTSDQHEWFQQSRKDPNGPYGDYYMWADNDKQYQDARIIFVDTETSNWTYDPVRKQYYWHRFFSHQPDLNYENPAVVEEIVSALRFWLDLGIDGFRLDAVPYLYAEEGTNCENLPRTHQLLKRVRAEIDAHYPDTVLLAEANQWPEDVVDYFGDYEKGGDECHMAFHFPVMPRIFMAVRRESRYPVSEILAKTPAIPDRCQWGIFLRNHDELTLEMVTDEERDYMYAEYAKDPRMRANIGIRRRLAPLLDNDRKQMELFTALLLSLPGSPVLYYGDEIGMGDNIWLGDRDGVRTPMQWTPDRNAGFSSCDPGRLNLPVIMDPVYGYRVTNVEAAMSSPSSLLHWTRRLIEVRKANPAFGLGSYTELPSSNPAVLAFLREHGDDLVLCVHNFSRFAQPTELDLRSFNGRVPVELTGDVRFPPIGEWPYLLTLAGHGFYWFRLRAEQRVDKRAK, from the coding sequence ATGATGATCAACGATCCCGTCCACGACACCTTCGAGGACACCCCCGCCAAGGACCGCGATCCCGACTGGTTCAAGCGGGCGGTCTTCTACGAGGTCCTCGTCCGCTCCTTCCACGACAGCAACGGCGACGGCGTCGGCGACCTCAAGGGGCTCACCAGCAAACTGGACTACCTCCAGTGGCTCGGTGTCGACTGCCTGTGGCTGCCGCCGTTCTTCGCCTCACCCCTGCGCGACGGGGGTTACGACGTCGCCGACTACACCTCCGTGCTCCCCGAGTTCGGCGACCTCGCCGACTTCGTGGAGTTCGTGGACGCCGCGCACACCCGCGGCATGCGGGTGATCATCGACTTCGTCATGAACCACACCAGCGATCAGCACGAGTGGTTCCAGCAGTCGCGCAAGGACCCGAACGGTCCGTACGGCGACTACTACATGTGGGCCGACAACGACAAGCAGTACCAGGACGCCCGCATCATCTTCGTCGACACCGAGACCTCCAACTGGACGTACGACCCCGTACGCAAGCAGTACTACTGGCACAGATTCTTCTCCCACCAGCCGGACCTCAACTACGAGAACCCGGCCGTGGTGGAGGAGATCGTCTCCGCGCTGCGCTTCTGGCTCGACCTCGGCATCGACGGCTTCCGCCTCGACGCGGTGCCCTACCTGTACGCCGAGGAGGGCACCAACTGCGAGAACCTGCCCCGCACCCACCAGCTCCTCAAGCGGGTCCGGGCCGAGATCGACGCGCACTACCCGGACACCGTGCTGCTCGCCGAGGCCAACCAGTGGCCCGAGGACGTCGTCGACTACTTCGGCGACTACGAGAAGGGCGGGGACGAGTGCCACATGGCCTTCCACTTCCCCGTCATGCCGCGCATCTTCATGGCCGTGCGAAGAGAGTCCCGCTACCCCGTCTCCGAAATCCTGGCCAAGACCCCGGCGATCCCGGACCGCTGCCAGTGGGGCATCTTCCTGCGCAACCACGACGAGCTCACCCTCGAAATGGTCACGGACGAAGAGCGTGACTACATGTACGCCGAGTACGCCAAGGACCCGCGGATGCGGGCCAACATCGGCATCCGGCGCCGGCTCGCCCCGCTCCTGGACAACGACCGCAAGCAGATGGAGCTGTTCACGGCCCTGCTGCTGTCGCTGCCCGGCTCGCCGGTGCTCTACTACGGCGACGAGATCGGCATGGGCGACAACATCTGGCTGGGCGACCGCGACGGCGTCCGCACGCCGATGCAGTGGACCCCGGACCGCAACGCCGGTTTCTCCTCGTGCGATCCGGGCAGGCTGAACCTGCCGGTCATCATGGATCCCGTCTACGGGTACCGGGTCACCAACGTCGAGGCCGCGATGTCCTCGCCCTCCTCGCTGCTGCACTGGACCCGTCGGCTGATCGAGGTCCGCAAGGCGAACCCGGCCTTCGGACTCGGCTCGTACACCGAACTGCCGTCGTCGAACCCGGCGGTGCTCGCGTTCCTGCGGGAGCACGGGGACGACCTGGTGCTGTGCGTGCACAACTTCTCGCGCTTCGCGCAGCCCACCGAGCTCGATCTGCGGTCGTTCAACGGGCGGGTCCCGGTGGAGCTCACGGGTGATGTGCGCTTCCCGCCGATCGGCGAGTGGCCGTACCTGCTGACCCTGGCGGGACACGGCTTCTACTGGTTCCGGCTGCGGGCCGAACAGCGCGTCGACAAACGCGCGAAGTAG